The region CATGAGTAGAGGTGCATGGATGTGAAAGTATGGGTTGTGTTTATGAAGCAGAGGACAGTCCTGTGGTTTGTCTCTATTGTGAGGGAAGATAAATTTATGCTTAATTTAATGGTAGATGGGGTCCAGATTAGACTGTTGCCTAATTTGGTAGTCTGGGAGAGTGGTGGTGAGGACTTGAAGTAGGAATCAAGGGTTACAGACAGCAGTATCACATCTTACACGTACAATGTGTTTTCACTAGCCTGTGAGTGGAAATTAATTCCCCTTCCACCTTTCTGTAGTTACAGGATAGAGAATCCTACATTGCCCTTCTGGTTGGAGCCAAGTATGGGATTAGCCAAATTATCAACAGCAAGCTCAACATCATGTCCACGTTGGCAGAGTTTGCAAAcatcagccgtgtggagctgacAGAAGAGTCTGAGAAAGTGAGCATGGTCAAAGTGTATCTTCAGGATGTCAAGGTAACACACAAGGAAGAGATTTTTAATCTAGCTTCCGGATTTTGGAGCTAAATCATTCTAGGATAACTTAAGTGAGTTTGGATATTAGCAAAGTCTAATGTCAAACATTTTGCTTAAGAGGAAGTATTATCCATCCTGTCCCAGCCAAGAAAAAGTGGTGGAAAAGGTGTATTTTCCTGGgcagtttcctttttttaaaaaaaaactgaactgaaTCATATAACTTCCCTGATGGGTTCAGAAACTTAGCTGGGTGCACCAGATGGGACTGGGATGGCTGCCTAAGAGTTTTGAGTGGCAGCAACTAAAATGGGTAAATGAGGGCAGGGCACTTCTGGAACCTCTCTGGAAGGCCTTACATTTACCCTGCCTTTCTTTGCTTTAACACCCAACTTGCTCGAGggtggtattttattcttcttatcaCCTCACTCTCCTGCACGTGCTCtcactccttttccttttccaggtCAGGTGTTGAACGGGCCCCACTGCATGAATggacagggtggggtggggtggttggGAAGAGGAGTGGGACTAGGTGATAGAGAGGTAGGTAGGAGACATTTTAGGGATTCGATGGGAGCAGCCCACTGTGTGTgcccaagtgtgtgtgtgtgtgtgcgtgcacgtgtatgtgcacacacacatgcatgtgtggttgtgtgtgtgcatgcacctgCATCTACACTTATTTCAAGTCTTGTAGGTGAGACTCTGAGACACCAGGGTCCAGCCTGTGGACTATGGCTGAGTTACTTGAAATCTCTCATTGAGCCCACCTGGGCTTGTCAGTATTCAGACTGTCCCTTTGCTCTTTAAAAGCATAAGAGCTCTCTTTACCTTCAAAGGTTCTCACTTTGCTGCTGGAATCCAACAGTGCGAAAGACCTAGCCTGCCTGGTTGCTGGGTACTACAGACTGTTTGTTGACCCCGTTACTTCCGTTTTCCTCTGGCCGGGAAACAAACAACAGGTGCACCGGGTATCTGCTGAAGAAGGTGAGGTGCTGAGGCTTGCTCCGGTATGGGCAGGCCCATTTCACTGCCTAACAGGAGGGTGAGAATTCAGTTGGGCTAAGACTTCCACTCACGTGGATGAGAACCATTTCTCCATTTAATTTCTGGTTAATAGTTGATCTTTCCAACATCCTAAGTAGAGAAGTTTTCTCTGTACCTGAGAGTCCCCTAAAACCAAGGAATTCTGTTGAAGGTCTCTGATTCCCTTAGTGTTTCCTAAAATCATCTTAAGATCCACtgtattttatctttgtttttcagcAAAAAGAGATGTCACGTGTTTGTTCAGAAGGTACAGATGACCTAGCTTCTCATTCCACATCTATGTATTCTTTTGCACTCTCTTGAATTATAATAGAAATTCTCAGCCTTACATTATAACCCCTTTAGAAGAAGGGGGTACCTGGAGATAGAAGGAACTCAAAATCTTATCACATAAGAAATGAAGCAGTGGATGTCGAATGAGGTGAACAGTTTCCCAGGCCAACCTCCACTTTCTGTCAGGTTTTTGCCTCAGCACTGTTGATGCAGCATTTCCTCACTGGTTGGCTAATAAATGTTTAGCAACTGTCTCtgcagggaaaataaaacaaagccctGATTTGAAGCAATTGCCTATTCCATGGTATAAATGTTCCCACCATAGCTAATTTCAAGCTACCAGCGTGATGTCAGTGAGCATGAAGGTGGGAAGAGATGCTCAGTAGCACACCACTGTATAGCATATCCTCCATCTGGATAAAATTGGCATAAATAATCTCAAGAGATTAGATGATAGATGAAGGAAAATAGTTAGGAAACATTGAGTTTGGGGTACTTACTGCCTTTGTCTAACACAATTTATGAACAAGAGATAATACTTCAGAGGCTAGTCAGGGAGAACTGCTGAGTGAGAATGGTTGGGGAGGTCTGGTGGTGGAAGGGACGGCTTCTGCAGGGCAGGTGGCGGTGGGCGGAGGAGGTATTTGAAATAGATCTTGAACTTGCTGGAGTTaaccaggcaaagaaaagaaGATAGATCATTGGAAGCAGAGGGGACAACTGGAGGCATGACACAAAGGGCATGGTCATGATCTGGGAGGAGCTCTGTGGTGGCGGTGGCAGGCTGCTGAGGACTGTCAGGGCCGTCCTGTGAGAGGCCATGATGTGGGGGAGAGCTCAGGCTTCTCCCTGTAGGCAGGGGAGGCCATCCGAAGGTTCAGGTAGAGTGTGACATGCTCAAAGGGAAGTTTTTAGAAAGATCACGCTGAAGGCTCAtggtagaaaagaaaagagattggAGACCTGGCTTAATGCCCCCAGACTTCCCACCATGAATTCTTCCTGAGCACTAGCAGCTGAATGAGTTTTCACTGTCTTAAAAATCTTGGAGCACCAGTGGGTCCCCAAGGCCTGGCTTCAGAATGGTGTCAGCCTAGCAGCCTCAGAATCCCCCATAAAGTTGCTGAAAAAACATATTCTTAGGCTCCACTTCCTAGCTCCTTGGCTCGGTACATCAGAGCTAGGGCCAgggaactgttttattttttaaatatgatgcCCTACTTGATTTTAATGCCCAGATGGGGCAGAGAGGAGATTGGAGGAGGGGCTTAGCAAACCTGGGTGATGCTGCCCAGAACCAAGTGAAATCCAATTAAATACACACCGTGTTTCCATGAATACATAGCTGCCCTTGGAAGTAGGGATGGAGGTAATACCATTCCCTTTAGGTGGTTCAGATAGACGTGGGAAAGGATGCCCAGTGATATGGGGAGAACATGGGATTTGGAGTTCCCCAGAGCCTGTGTCAGCCAGTATAACATGATCTGGGTCAGTCAAccttctggacctcagttttctcatctggaaaatgggaggaAGGAGGACATTTAAGCACCTGCCAGTTCATGAATGCTGTTTTGTAACCCTCAGTGTTCCCTGTGCTGCAGGCTATGAATCCAGGGCATGCAGCGACTCAGAGGAGTCCTCCGAAGTAGACTGTGTGCTGGAGCCTCTCTCTGACAGACACCTGCTGATGCTGGGCCCCTGCAGACTGCTTGTAAAAGAGGAACAGCCTCCTGGGGACAGTCCCATGCCTGAGGCGGCCAGGAAAGGCCCAAGCCCCTGCGGGGTCAGCAGCATGACAGACAGCGCTGAGTCCGAGGCATCTGACTCGGCCAACACCGAGAGCCGAGGCTGTAGGACCAGTGGCTCCAGTGAGTCCGTGGATGCCCTGGAAGAGGACGACTTTGACGTCTGCTCCTCCAGCCGGTCCAGCTTCTTCCACTTTGCCTCGCCAGGCTTCCCAGAGGGTCTTGATCCCAACAACCAAGAGGAGAGAAGCAGGGTTGAAACCAGCGGCTTCCTCTGTCTCCTGGACCTGGCACAGACACCCAACCCTCCATGCCAGAAGACAGAGCTTTCCGAGAGTCCCACTCCTGAAACGTTCAGCTGGGGACCTGAACTGAGTGCAGCCAGGCTGGACCCCAGGCTGCATGAGGGCAGCAGGACCGACTACTACAGCCTGTGCTCCAGGGTCTCCCCTGCCACCCACCTGAGCGACAGCTCGGAGAGCACAGCTTCCCAGCAAGGTGGGAACCTGCCGGCCTTGGGGCAGCAGGGCTGGACAGAGGCCCAGCCCAGCTCTAGACTGGAAGCCCTGGCCTTTGAGGAAGGCAGCTCGGATGAGGAATATTATGATGCAGCTGACAAGCTCACACCCCCTGACGTCCTCTCAGGTAAGCCTTCCCCAGCAAGTCTGCACACCCAGCAGGCAGCTCCTGAGTACCCACTGTGGGTAGGGACCAAGCTTGAGTGGAAAACACATAGGTAGAGCAGGGTCTTGTCTTTTTCTGAGGAAGCCCACCTGGGCTTAGGGGACCAGATTACAAGCATCATGACTTCAAGTCAGGGATAAAAGGGAGAATCAGAACGGTGGGTAAGCAGAGATAGGAGGCATTAATTCAACAGTGGGAATCAGGGTTGTCTTCCAGAAGAGGTGACAGATGGGCTGGTTCTTGTGAAATGGACAGAATTCACCTAGAAAGAGAAGGGTTTGACTAGAGTCCCCAGCAGAGGGAAGTGGCCATGTCATTGTTGACTCCAAGGCAGCATTAAATGAGGCCTAGAAGCAAGAGGAACCTAACTGAGAGATGGCTGGCACCCCTCTGGGTTCTGACCTGGCCCCTGACTCACCATGGGAGCCTCTTTTTTCCTCTCCCCTTCAAGGCCTCATCACCAAAGGGCCTAGTTTAAATGCTACAGATTCCAAGGTCCCCACCTCAGAGATTCTGACTGAAGAGGTGTGAGAAGTAGCCTAGGACTTGATAAGGTTTTTAATAAGGTACAGCCAGGTTGGAAACAGTGGGTCTGAGTATAAAAGCCCTCTGATTCTCAAGTGCTAGGCTGTGATTCCAATTCCTCTGGCTGATTCCCAGGACTCTTCACAGAAGTGCTTCTCCACTCAGAAAGATCCATCCTGGTTTGCACAAAGCCCCTCATGCCTGCATCTAAGAGTCGTGACCACTTTTTGTTCAAAGAAAGCTCCCTTAGAACCCTCACTCATGTAGTGACAGTAATAACAACAGCTTCCTCCAGTGAGCAGCTGTCAGGCACAGGTCTGTGCTAGGACTTCGATATGCACTAATGCACTTACCTGCCTGGCCGTGCTGACTGATACCATTAGTACTGACTGGCTTGGGCTAACATAAGCACAAAAAAGAAGTGTTGGAAGGATGTAAGATTATAGAATTGCCAGCACAGGTGGAGAACAGCTCAGGCATCAGAAGGAACCAGACCAGGAGGTTGGGTAGCAGGATTTCCCATCGTACAGTCAGGATACTGTGGCTGCAAAGAATGCGATCTacttttacttacttatttttcaaTCAATGTGTTTGAGTTTGAAATTCTAGGGAATTTGTGGCTGACTTTCTAGGTCATAACTCTGGCGTCTTGGCTGGTATGGTTAGGGCACCTTCCAACAGACCACTGGGGAGATAGATGTCATTTCCTGAAAGAAAGTTAGGGTGTTGTGACCGAAAGACAATGAAATGGATCTTGGGCAACCAAGAATCAAAAATGCCTGCTGCAGTTAGTATCaccagatgaggaaagtgagcagGTCAAGATGTCTGAGGTTATACAGCCCAGCCAGGATCTGAACCTAGGCAATCCTGAGCCCTGGGCCTATGCTCTGTAAGTCTATTTTTAtgcttttcatgtactttttcttttcttgattctCAGGGCCCAGAGCTATGTCTGCTGGAGAACCCAGTGCCACAGGCTTGCAGAATAAGGCTAGTTCTTGCAGCCCTGAGGACAGCCTGAATCCCCCAGATGGAAGACAGCCAAGCAGAAGGGGAGGAGTGAAGAAGTATGCAAAGACTCTGAGAAAAAGAAGGTCTTTCCTACAGACTGACTACACCTGTCAGGTCTCATTTCCCCTGGTGCCATCAGCCTCCCTGGAGAGCATGGACGACTTGTGCTACTATAACCGGCAGCCCTATCTGGCCCTCAGTGCACCCTCGCCTACTGTGTCCTCTCTGCAGAACATGCAAGGTGAGCCCACCCTCCTGGAAACCAAGGCCCTGGGGCTGCTGGCTCCCCTGAGGGAGACCAAGAGCAAAAGCCCAGCCTCCCGGATCATGGAGATGGAGCCTGAGACCATGGAAACCAAGTCAGTCATCGACTCTCGAGTGTCTTCTATTTCTGCCATTCGCCTCCGGATTGACCCCAACCATGAAGAAAATTCTGAGATTGCCCCTTTGACTGCTACTGTTGCCAGTTCCCCCACAAGCAGCCCTCACTGTTCCAACCCAGGCTCATCTAGCCCAGACACAACTCAGGCAGGACCTTCCCAAACCTTATCTCCATCTCAAGACTCAGATGGTAGTGCCCCCAAAGAACTTGCTGCAGAGCTTGGGGATAGTACCTCCTCCCTTTCTGGTGCTGGCCCAAACCCAAACACAGTCTGCTTGGCCATCAGCCCAGGGCCACATACTGGCTCTCAAGGAGATACACTAGAGCTGGGAGGAGCCCAGTTAGAAACAGGACTGGGATCCTTGCTGGCAAATCATATGCAAGAAACTGCCCCCAAATACATAGGCCCTTTATTGTATACTCAGGATAGGCCTGCAAGTGGTGAATGTGGAATTAATCCAGGAGAGAAGACAACTTCTTTCCCtacaaaggaggaagaacaagaacAACTCTCTTTGGAACATGATGGAGAAGTTACAAACAGAAATGGCAACGACTTATTACATGATGAACCTGGGGAGGATTCGGGTGATGCCAAGGGTGCCACATCAGATGCTGTCGCACAGACAATCAGTGCACCAGCTGGTGGAGTAACAGCTGCCCTCTCCTTGGGGACTCCTGTAACAGGGACTCAGCAGACCCCAGCACGTTCCCCCACAAGCCCCCAGGAGCAAAGCAGAgaagccccaggcccagccagggagaaacagaaacttTGGGCAGAGCTGGATTTAGACCCTGATTTCTTACTTCAGGACCAGACTGTTCCATCAGGCTTCCCACTAGTGGTGGTCAAAGCAGAGCCACTTAACCACATGATGGGGGAAGATACCATCCCTAGGGACACTCTTCAGCAGGCCTGTTTGAATACAGGAAATTCTCTGCCAAACTTACTACCGTGTCCCCAAGAGGAGCCCCACTTAGAAAGTTTAAGCCATTGTTCTCTGtcagaaagcaaagagaaaagccCTAGCATCTGCCTTCCTGCTGAGAAGGCTTTCCTGTGCTTTGTACCAGAAACCCATCCTAAAGTTTCCGCCAGTCTCAGGATGGCCACATCTTTGGGGTTTGCAGGTATGAATGAGATGGTGGCACCCAGGATTGGGATGGAGCAGTGCAGCTGCCAGTTCTCCTATGCCACATGCTTCCATGGCCTGCAGCCAGAGAcagaggaagaagacagggaCTTGGAAGCACAGCCCACAGCCCCCCTCACATCACCTCCCTCTGCAGGGAGCTGGTTGGCCCTGCCCTGGAGGCCTGCCAGGGCCCACAGCTGCAGTGCCCAGCCCCTGTTGAGGAATAGGCACATCTGGCCAGAGTACTGCTCCAGGGCTCTCAGACAGCTGAGAGCTTCCCCTGCCGGCACTGCTGAGGCCTTCATCCAACTCATGGAGAACTTGCTGGAATTACAAGACATTTTAGAAGCATCCTGGGGGAATGGGAACAAACACCCCCCAGAGAAGTGCACCTGGCATTTTTCTGAAAGCCGGGGCCGCCTCTGCCTGGGCTCCCAGAAGCTTCTGTCAAGCTGTCAGCATGTGATCAGAATGGACCAGTCCCCAGAAGAGATGCAGGGTGCTGTGCGTGACACCTTCCAGCACCTGGTCCAGCTGGCTAGCATGTGCTTCCAGTTCACACACTGCAACCGCTGCTCTGCCCGGCACAGGGAAGTGGTGGGGAACCTGAGGGATGTGGTGTACACCTATCACCAGTTTGTGAAGGCTGCTAAGGTGACCTGTGAAAGAGGCTACCACGACCTGAGTGTGAAACTCTTGGCGCGTCAGTGCACAGCCCTCACGGCTGCTGTGTTCTGTCTGACCCAGAAGTTCCGGGCATCCACTGCCCTGTGAGCAGGCCCTTTGCCCAAGCCCCAAGCCCTGCCCTGTCTTGGACACTTTTCTGAGAGGCTCCTTCCATTCTTCCACCCAACCCTCTCAAATGTTTACTGTTTAGAGTATTCAAATAAACTCCTGCTTAATCTTGGCCTGAGTCATAGAGTGATGATGAGTTTGGGTCAGAAGCTCATATTCAActcatattcattcaacaaacattcactAGGTACCTCCTCTGGGCCCAGCCATGTGCTAGGAGCTTaggatataaagatgaataagacaagTCCCTGTACCTGGTTAGGATGCTCACAGACACTCATGGTGGGATTGAGGGGTAACTACAGATAAGTATGTTGCCATCAGTAAAGTGTGCACTCTAACATGTGCATACCCTGAGGGGTGCAGAAGCAAGGGGGATTACAAACTATGCTAGGAAGGTAGGAATGAAAGAGGAAGGTAGAGGTCACTGAACAACAGTCTTGACTTCTCGTATTGATTTGGCAATAATCTTTGCAAATAGGAGTGAATACATATGATGCAGGGTGCTGTGCGTGACACCTTCCAGCACCTGGTCCAGCTGGCCATCAGCTGGTTTCAGTTTGCAGCATCTGCACCTGGAGGCCTGGTATTCTGCAACAAGCATAGGTTGCCACTAGGTGACAGTAAGTTCCTTAGTTGCATAGCCACCCACAGCCAGGTATGTTCTGTGATTTATCTGAAATTGACTGCACCCTGAATCCTGCACCCTACTTccattttaaatatagaaaaaggCAAACATTAAAGTCCCaaattagatttttctttttaggaaTAATATTAGGGCAAAAGAAATATATCCAGTATCATTCTCACTAATCCCAGCTGAGCCAGTTAATTCCAGTTAATCTCGGTGGGACCTTGGAGAAACTACCGAAGCTTTCAGTGCTTTGGTTTTCTCCTGTAACTGAGGGTACGAAGAGTGCCTGCTTTACAGGGTAGAAATCTAGCAAATGCTCAATCTAATGAATAGTCAAAAGAAGTTAGTGATAATCCCCAAACGTTATGGATGCCTCTCCTAATCTAAAATCCTTacctgtgttttgttttcatactccagGGAAACTGATTTTGAGATATCCTTAGGAAGCCTTTTTTCCTTGACTTCTCTGTTCAGACCATAGGTGGTTTAGACACTCACTTTCGGGTGTTAGAGTTCATTCAAGTGGTCTCTTTATCCCTTTGGCATCCCTGATCATTTGTGGGCTCAGTGCTGCCTCTCCACTGGCTCCTTAATTCTTCTGTGGCCCCAGAAAAAGCAAAGCCAGAGATGAGAGTGTTAAGTCACATACCCAAGCTCTCACCTGTTAGAAGGAAAGCAATACTTTGGGagaagagaacaaaaaatatccTTCCCATCTCCTATTACCAGTTACTTGCTGATTAATAACCAGTTAACCAGTACCTGTCCTAggaaaagatttatttttcttagagGCCTATTTACTTTCAcagaatattttgaataaaatttaaataaggcTCTTGAACACAGATTTGAAGTGATTTCATGGCAATGAAAAATAGGAACAATaggataccaaaattaaaaatatatgatgTTAAACAGGACTTGAATACTTTTACCAGCAGAAAACTATGAAGAGCTACACAACTTACATAAACACTGTATGTTCACAGATTTAGGGAGGGTGCTCACAGTTCCAATCAGGGCTTAAATCCTGGCAGTGTCATTATAGGCATTATGGGCCTGTTTCTCCACCTGAATACTAGTCTCATTTAGTGAAGGACTACCATGTGAGAGATGCCTTATTTAGATAAGACACTTGAATACATTTTCTTATCAACATGACAACACCCCAAACTAGAGATTGTTATATAATATCACTCAGCATTATTGTGAGAAATAATCATGAATGGCAGAAAGAAGACTGTGAAGCCTCCAACACAGGCACTcatatgtgtgtttctgtgttttgcttCCTCTCCCTTCAAATCCATTAACTTTCTTGAGTTGCTACTACATGGAGCTGGTATTTTGCCCTGCAGTTCCCATGAGGAGTACTAAGTGCCAGAAGTTCTGGGAAGCCTCTCAATGCTTATTGAGAAGCTGAAATGCAGGAGGGGTTGCCCTGTTTAGCACTTTCTTTGAGATATACAGCCCCCTACATGAGAAAGGCAGACTAGGATGACCTATTACCCAAAGCAAGGGTAAATTATTTAATGACTAAGAAACTAGTGGACATTTATACTCCTCCTTCCTTTTCCCACTCACTGTCATACTGGCTGGTTCATTTCTTCAAATGAACATTAATGGTACGCCCATGCCAGGTGATGCCTGATGCAGGATTATGGATATAAGTAATTGGGAAAGAATCATATATGCAAAAGCTCCTGATCCAAGGGATAAGCATGGTGTGCTCAGGGCTACCAAAGGGAACAAATAAAGTGCTATGAAAGCTCAAAGGAGAAAAGTCATATGGGGGGCGGGGGGGTGTGTGGATAGTGATCAGGGATGGCTTCCTGTAGGAGGCAGCATTAATTAGAACTAATATGGCAAGATGTATTTATTGAGTAGCTACTGTGTGTCCTGGATTTGATAGACAGGAAGGTAAGTTTTAGATGTgtcaagaaaggagaaagaaatcactCACTTATTCTGTCAACAACTATTTACTATGCAGCAACACAGGGAATATAACCATCAACATGATAGATGTACTCCCTTCAGGAATTTATAATTAGTAGGAAAGACACAGAAACAAGCAGAAAAAGATTACTAACCAAGAGATGATATAAAGATAATGAAGAAATAGGGATAGGATGAGCCACTCTTACCTCAGATGATCAGTAAAGGCCTCCCTGAAGAGAGAATGTTTAAGCTGAAGCCTAAAGTATAAGAAGGAGCCGGCCATTgaaaaagggagaggaaagggaataGGATCCCCAAAGGCCTTTAGTGTGTTTGAAGCAATTCAAGAACACAGGTGCAACTAGAACACAGCAAGCTGGAGAAAATGATAAGGTTGGAGGGGCAGCTGTGAAAGGTCTCGGGAAGGTGAGATTTTACATCCAAGGACAATGAAGCCACTGATGGTTTGGAGTAGGGTGACACATAGTCACTTGGCAAATgggtggaggctgggaagtgGGGGTAGGGAGTGGGCAGTGAGACCAGCTAGGAGGCCTTTCTTATGGGGAGGTGGCCATGAAGTCATTCAAAGGTGAAGTGACGAAAGAGCAGTGGTAGGAAGAGGAGACAGGTATTCAGTATGGCTGAGTGCAAAGTGTGTAAGAACTGGTAGGTGTGATGGGAACTGTTGAAGACAATTTGAGCCACCTTGCAAGCTCTGCTGACTGGGAAGGCAGGGCCAGCCTCTGAGCAGAGAAGACACATTAGAGCTGGTTTTATAAAAAGCCTTTTGAGGGAAAAAGAATGTTTcattttagcatttaaaaatgctCCAGTAGGAGGTAAAGGATGGATTGAAGCATGGACTGGGGCCAAGTGGGAGGTGCTAGAGGAGCTATGGAAGACAAGTCCAGAGGAGGAAACAGTGTGGGGCCGAGGAGGGATCCAGCAGGACTGTGGTTTCTTGGGCAGGAGCTATTTCAGGCTCGTTCATGTTAGGATCTCTCTGAAAGCATGAGCCCCCTAGGACTGCAGGAATAAAGTGAAGAGTGgctgatagtttttatcaggCCATGGCTTAAGGCGAGTTGTTGCAGgtccttgagcctcagtttccctgtggaTATGTGATGCGAGATGGAAAAGGGAGAGTGGGCAGAGGCTAGACTCACTGTTACCTGCTCAAGCCCAGATAACTCTGTTGTGAGTCTGGACAGCTAGGTAGTGGTGAGGGGGGCTGTGTCAGCTCATGGGCCCTGCTGGTCGTGGGGAAACCCAGGGCAGGACAAGGTGCCCAGGCTGCAAGCTGGGTCAAGTCTGGTTTCAGCCCAGTTTTGCAATGTTCAGTCCTTCACAGACATCAAAGCTCCTGGCCACCTTCAGCGACTCTGTGAGTCGGGAAGGAGCTGGGATTATACTTCCCAGCTAACAGACAGGGAACCGAAGCTCAGAGAGGTGCGGTAACACTTCCAGCGGGTAGCAGCTCCCTAGTGCCAGAGTCGGATGTGGAAGCCCAAGCCTGCTGGCTCTGGTCCTTGTAGAGAAGGGGGCAGGCTGAGAACTACGATTCCCACAATGCCATGGGGCGGGGCAGGAACCGGAAGTGAGGCTAGAGTCGGGGCCCTATGAGAGCGGCTCGCACCGCGTGAGGTGAAAGATTCAGGTATGCTGGAGGGTCGTTGCCTGGCGGGAAAGGGGCTCTGGGGTCTGACTTGGGATTGCAGCCTAGTTCGTGAGCGGAGAAGGCGCCAGAGAAGCGGCGTTCAACAGTCGTGTGGCCTGGGGTCACCTACCTTCTTGTTGCtgtcccttcctgcttccacTCTCGCTCGCAGCCAGAGGGCCAGGCGGGGCCCACAGGCGGGTACTGTCAGGCCTGGCGTCGAGGTGTTCTTGTGATGAAGGTACCAGAGAAGTGGAGCCAGCTTCGGTGGACTAAAGCAGAATGAGAAACTGGGAAATGTGCAAACAGAGGCTGTCCACACTTAGTGCCCAGGGGTATGCTCATCAGGTGGGACGGGTTAGAAAATATCTGAGGCCTCTGTCAACTCAGAAATAGGGGTGCAAGGGAGGATTTATTGAGTTTATTATATGCCAAACCTTCTTCTAGGCGTAGAGGATATAGTAGTAAACAAAGCAAACAGAACATTTGCTTACATTATAGGAAGGGGAAAttcagacaaaaaaataataCGTACCATACTAGATAGTGAAAATCTGAATGAAGTTAGGAAGGTAGTCCTTTAATTACCTAGGGGAAGagctttggagagagagagaacagcaaGCGCAAAGGCCTTGCTTGGTATGTTTGAGGAATAGTAGACCACTAGACAGTCAGAGGACAATTGTTGGGGGACGTAGACCTTAATGATCAGTATAGGCTGTTGTAAGGATTTGGGTTATTTACTGTAAGTGAAATGGAGAATGCTTCATGGTTCTAAGCCGAAGAGTGGCATGATTACCAAACACATAGGATGCTTTTATTTTGTGAGGCTCTATACTGAGTaaggggaggtgtgtgtgtgcatgtgaattCCTCGTCCCCTCTtccctggaagggtttataatCTAGTGGGGAAACAGACCAGCTATCATGCAAGGCTGAGTCAGATAATTGGAGCCCCATGAAGGCAGAATGAACATCATCCCCAAATCTTTAACATGTCAAgagcttagtaaatatttgttaaatgaataattaaCTGAATAACCCCAGTACCTGGCACAGGACCTGTAATGGAGGCTCAGGACATATTTTTTATAATGAAGAAGCAAAATGCTGAACCTGGGCTTAATGTCTCACAGATT is a window of Manis pentadactyla isolate mManPen7 chromosome 3, mManPen7.hap1, whole genome shotgun sequence DNA encoding:
- the FRMPD1 gene encoding FERM and PDZ domain-containing protein 1 isoform X2, with amino-acid sequence MEELEASLFQTRKAHRIEQMVARWLRRSQDSSARAKVAAADGPPGVPIQTFTPVKRTVKIDKDALLQDYGFHISESLPLTVVAVTAGGSAHGKLFPGDQILQMNNEPPEALSCERAIDILREAEDSLSITVLRGTLGAPKSSFLTEEKRARLKTNPVKVHFAEEVLVSTHSQGNSLLCMPNVLKLYLENGQTKAFKFEANTTVKVVEREESHDYRCLFRVCFVPKDPLDLLKEDPVAFEYLYLQSCSDVLQERFAVEMKCSSALRLAALHIQERIYACAQPQKISLKYIEKDWGIENFISPTLLRNMKGKDIKKAISFHMKRNQNLLEPRQKQLISAAQLRLNYLQILGELKTYGGKIFNATLMLQDRESYIALLVGAKYGISQIINSKLNIMSTLAEFANISRVELTEESEKVSMVKVYLQDVKVLTLLLESNSAKDLACLVAGYYRLFVDPVTSVFLWPGNKQQVHRVSAEEGYESRACSDSEESSEVDCVLEPLSDRHLLMLGPCRLLVKEEQPPGDSPMPEAARKGPSPCGVSSMTDSAESEASDSANTESRGCRTSGSSESVDALEEDDFDVCSSSRSSFFHFASPGFPEGLDPNNQEERSRVETSGFLCLLDLAQTPNPPCQKTELSESPTPETFSWGPELSAARLDPRLHEGSRTDYYSLCSRVSPATHLSDSSESTASQQGGNLPALGQQGWTEAQPSSRLEALAFEEGSSDEEYYDAADKLTPPDVLSGPRAMSAGEPSATGLQNKASSCSPEDSLNPPDGRQPSRRGGVKKYAKTLRKRRSFLQTDYTCQVSFPLVPSASLESMDDLCYYNRQPYLALSAPSPTVSSLQNMQGEPTLLETKALGLLAPLRETKSKSPASRIMEMEPETMETKSVIDSRVSSISAIRLRIDPNHEENSEIAPLTATVASSPTSSPHCSNPGSSSPDTTQAGPSQTLSPSQDSDGSAPKELAAELGDSTSSLSGAGPNPNTVCLAISPGPHTGSQGDTLELGGAQLETGLGSLLANHMQETAPKYIGPLLYTQDRPASGECGINPGEKTTSFPTKEEEQEQLSLEHDGEVTNRNGNDLLHDEPGEDSGDAKGATSDAVAQTISAPAGGVTAALSLGTPVTGTQQTPARSPTSPQEQSREAPGPAREKQKLWAELDLDPDFLLQDQTVPSGFPLVVVKAEPLNHMMGEDTIPRDTLQQACLNTGNSLPNLLPCPQEEPHLESLSHCSLSESKEKSPSICLPAEKAFLCFVPETHPKVSASLRMATSLGFAGMNEMVAPRIGMEQCSCQFSYATCFHGLQPETEEEDRDLEAQPTAPLTSPPSAGSWLALPWRPARAHSCSAQPLLRNRHIWPEYCSRALRQLRASPAGTAEAFIQLMENLLELQDILEASWGNGNKHPPEKCTWHFSESRGRLCLGSQKLLSSCQHVIRMDQSPEEMQGAVRDTFQHLVQLASMCFQFTHCNRCSARHREVVGNLRDVVYTYHQFVKAAKVTCERGYHDLSVKLLARQCTALTAAVFCLTQKFRASTAL